GTTTTAAGGGCGTCGGCTAAGCCTGCTTGTACACCCTCTATCTTCTTTGAAATTTCCTCTTTAACCCCACCGACTTCCCCGCCAACTTCTTTGAGTATAAATTCGAGTTGTGGTATTACGTTGAGTGGTGTTGTTTTGATGGCTGCTAAGGCTGCTTCTGCACCTATTCCTATTACTGTAAGCTTGTGTATGCCTGCTACGAGCTTGCTTGTGGCTTCTTTTGTAAGTTCTATTGTGAATAGCCCTGGTGCTTTTGCTGTTGCTGAGCCAGAAGCCACAACAGCGCCACTTGGGTCTTCGAGGACATACTGCATGTTGACGTCGCTGTAGGGTTTACCTTCTACTGTGCTCGTTACGTTAATTAGTGCTGGTAGTCCTGGCACAACTTCTTTTGGCACTTCGACAGAAATTGAGGGTACTCTGGGCTTCAGCAGATGGTCCCATTTATCCGCTGTGTAGGGGTAGTCTCTGAAGGCTGCTAATATGACTTGGGCTGCGACTGGGTCGACTCTTTCTATGTAGAATGGGCCGCTCATAACGAGGTAGTGACCGTATTTCTCTGAGAAGGCTTTGAGAGCATTCCATCTTGGGCTAGGATCTTTTACGAAATCTTTGACCGCAGGGTGAATATATGAGGGCGCCAGCTTATTGAGGTATTCTTTTAGCAGAGGTAGTGTATCGCCTTTAGTTAGATCGATCTGTGTAACCCCAAGCTCCTTCGCTGTGGTTTCTGAGAATGCTGCCTTCTTATCTTGGTAGAGTGAGTTTACAAGGGCGTAGAGCTGCCAAGGCATATAGGGGAAGACATCCGCTTGAGCTGCGATAAACGTCTCATCAGGGTGGGTGTAGTCTAGGTATATTTCGTAGGTGTTGTCGCTGAGCCACCTTATACCCTTAAATGTGTTGGTAAATGTTTGGACTCCTGGTGCTATAGCTGCTGAATCGTGGATCGGGCTTTCTGGCGTGGCTATGCCCAGTATCTCGTATATGAACATCATTATGTCCTCTTTACTTACTGGTGTGCCGTCGTGCCACTTGCCTAAAGTCGCTGTGAAGGTGACTTTGCTCTTTGCTGTGACATTCTTACCCACTTGAACCCACTTATTCTGTTCCCAAGACCACTTCAACGCATCTTCGGGTACGTTCACGCCTCCTGTCTGCACTGTAAAGGTTGTGCGTACAGGCATGTAGCGTCCGGTGTGTGGATGAACCCAAACACCTGGGTCGAATATGTTGTTGAACACCAAACCGTCGAAGAGCCAGTTGAAGCCTATATCTGTTCCTCCTCCTGAGCCTGGCATGGCTAGGTACGCTGAGACGAACATAACCCTGCTACCTATCTTCGCCTCCCCACCAACTCTGTCTACGAACCTCATGCTTCGACCAAATAGCACACCATACGGTCCGCCGTAGAGGTCTGACACCCCTGGTTGTAGCGATTTAGAGTATGGGAATGGCTCAAGCTGATCGACCAAGAATATCCTAACCGCATCCTTTAATGCAAGCTCATTCGCCGCCCTAACTAGCGTGGCTCTCTCATCTAAGTTGGCGTATTTTCCTTCATTGAGCTTCGTGGCGACATCGACTAGTAGAGGTGATGGTTTGTAGACAGTGTGGACCGCATCGGTTCCTGGGGAGACATAGTAGAAGTATGCGTCGGTGTCCTCGTATGCCGATATTCCGGTGTAAGCCCAGCCTTCTGTATAAAGGTTCCATGCGCCTTCGGCTGGGTCGCCGCTGTATACTATTCTGAAAGCTACGGCTGCCCTCTGGTACATCTTGTCCACTGTAAAGCCGACTTTTTCGAGCTGTGTTGAGATATAGTCTCCTATAGACTTCCTCAGATCCTCTACCCTAATGGAGAATTTGATTACAACAGGCTTCCCTTGGTACATCCACTTACCTTCCTCGAATGTAGCACCAGCCTTACCCATGGCTTCGAATATCATCATCTTGGCCTTCTCGAAGTCGTAGGTATACTTTGTCTCAAGGTTCTTCATGAAGACTATGTTTCGCACGTAATCTGGTGAGAAAGATCTGTGTAGCGTCCATCTGGGAACCGCAAGCCCCTTAAGAATCTCATTCGCTATAAAAGACCTATCTATCAGATAGTGCAGCGCCTCCCTTATCTCTGGTATAGAGAATGGGTTAAACCCCTCCCTGAACGGAACAGGGTTTACGAGAATGTCATACGCACCTGAAGGCGCTTCGAGTATGTTTAACCCAGCTTCCTGCGCTTTCTTAACTGCTTCAAGGGTTCTTAAACCCCACCAGCGCATATGGGCTTCTCCAGTCTGAATCTTAGCTATAGCTTCCTCATCAGACGGTAGCTGAAAGTAGATGATTTTGTCAACATAGGGTCCTTTGGGCGCAGCTTGGGCTGCAGCAGGTAGAACTATGGATGGTAGCAGTAGAATGGCTGCTGTGAAACCTATAATCAGCAGTTTGGAAGAAGTTTTCGCCATACCTCCAACATAATACTATTTTATATTTAAACTTTAATAAGCTCAGTATTTGATAGTAGTGCCAATGTTATCGAAGAGCTACCTTGTGAAGAGGGCTTCCTTACTAGCCATAACACTCATCGTAGCTACGTACCTCACAGTAATCATCGCAAATGGCGGGGGGCTCGTAGATCAGATACTAGCAAGCCAAATCAGGTTTGATATTTCATCCACTCTAAGTAGAGACCCATCTTTTAACAGATTACCCGAAGATGAGAGAGAGAAGCTGTTGGAGCAGAGAATTGAATTAGCTATACACGCTAAAGGGCTTGACCAACCATTCATCGTAAGAAGCTTCATCTATCTAGTCGATGCGCTAACTCTTAGGCTTGGGCAAGCCCTCGTAATAAAAAGTAATACAGGTTCAAGAGCAGTCATAGACATAATAATGGAGAGGCTTCCAGCTACTGTAGCGCTCTTCACAACAGCTACAATAATCTATAGTGTTTTAGGCATCCTCGTAGGTTTAGCTATGGCTAGAAAGCCGGGTGGATTATTTGATAGACTTATGACTATGCTTGCTGTAATAACAGGTGTCATACCCCCTTGGTTCTTCGCAATAATCTTTCTACTCCTCTTCGCCTTCTACATTAGGCTCTTCCCTTTCGGAGGATTTGTTAGCGTACCTTCACCAACAGACCCATTCCTTTACGCTCTTGATGTTCTGTATCATATGGTTCTCCCTCTAATCACTTGGATTATCGCTTCATTCCCCTTTTGGGCTTATATCACTAGAAACATAGTCATCCAAACCATAGGAGAAGATTTTGTGACGATGGCCAAAGCTAAAGGTCTACCCGAAAGCACGGTTCTTAGAAGATATGTTCTCAGACCATCTCTACCACCCATAATAACCAATGTAGCTCTAGCTCTAATCGCCTCTTGGCAAGGCGCTATAATCACTGAAGTGGTCTTTGGCTGGCCCGGCATCGGTAATCTACTCAACTTAGCGATCCTATCTACCGATGCCCCGGTAGTTATCGGTGCTGCCGTCATGTACGCTTACCTACTTGTTGCCACCGTACTGATACTGGACATAATCTACAGCCTTGTGGACCCAAGATTAAAGATCGGTTGATCAATATGAGCAGCGCACCCATAGGCATAAAATCTGTTATCCACGAAATCATACATTCAAAGAGCGGTCTTACAGGCGTAGTGATCCTAGCGTTCATATTATTAACATCACTAGCCGCCTTGGTTTCACCAGCGAACATCGTCGAGAAATGGAATGACCCACAAGCTTGGCTTGATAACCCTAGACTCGCAGCACCCGAATGGACCACTCTATTCACTGGAGGAAACCCAGCCAAGACGATCATACTTAAACCCCAAGATTTCAAGAAGGATGTTCAACAGCTTCAGCCAAGCGGTACCAAGATAGAGCTTAGAGCAAGAATAGTTTATGACTATGATACCCCTCCATCCGAAATGAACCTCATGTTAAAAATCGCTGGTGAAGCGAGATCCCTAGTCACATTAAAATGGGTTAGACCAGACGGCAGTTCCATCGAGCTTCTAAGAGAAGTCACCGAACCAGGATCTAAAACTATATTCACATACATAGATAGAGAAGTAACTGCAAATATACAAGCATATCTCAGAAAGATCGGTGTTGCAGATAACCTCCCTACTGGTGTTACTCTATTCTCCAGCGAGAAATCTCTGATCGAAGGTACGCCTAAGCTCATCAAATCACACGATGTTAAGCCCTCAAAACCCTATGAACTAATAGTAGAAGCAACATCAGAAAGTAAAGGGTTCAACGTTGAAGCCCAACTAAATCTTCTAGGCGTAGTCTATGGCTTATGCGGAACAGATAATCTGAGAAGAGATATATTCATCGGCATCGTTTGGGGCGCACCCATAGCTTTAGCATTCGGCCTAGTAGCTGCATTTGTAGTAACCCTTATCCAAGCAATATTCGGAGCTATAAGTGGTTACTACGGATCTAAAGTGGACGAAATCATACAGAGAATCACGGACGTGTATCTCGTGCTCCCTTTTCTATCTCTTCTAATAACTATCCAATTCATATACAAGACTACGATATGGACCCTTCTTATAGCAGTAATAGCCCTATCACTATTCGGCGGTGTCACAAAGTCTGTTAGAAGCATGGCACTACAAATCCGCGAAGAACCCTACATCGAGGCTGCAAAATCTTACGGCGCAAGTAGACGCAGAATTCTATTCCTCTACATATTACCTAGGTTACTGCCCTACACATTCGCCAACATAACCGTCTCAGTACCAGCCTACGTGTTTCTAGAAGCTAGTCTAAGCATCCTTGGATTAGGTGACCCCGCGTTACCTACTTGGGGGAAGCTAATCAGCGAAGCCTTTTCAGGCGGAGCAGCCTACTATGGGTACTGGTGGTGGATCATCATACCCTCAATGTTCATAGTACTTGTCAGTACCGCGTTCGCTTTAATCTGGTACTCACTTGATAAAGTCCTAAACCCAAGGTTGAGAGAAGAATGAATACAATACTAGCCCTAAAAGATTTAACATTATACTACCGAACTCGGAGAGGTGCTGTTAAAGCCGTTGATGGCGTAAGCTTAGATCTTAAGGAAGGCCGCTGCTTATCTATTGTAGGAGAATCTGGTTGTGGAAAGAGTTCTATGGCCTATGCGATAATGAGGATACTACCCCGAAATGTACACACATATAGAGGTGAAGTGATATTTGAAGGTAAGGACTTGCTGAGTCTCCCGGAAAGCGAGTTAAGCAAAGAGGTTTGGTTAAAGAAGATGGCCATGGTCTTCCAAGGCGCGATGAACTCACTTAACCCAGTACTTAGCGTAGGAGAACAGGTTTCAGAAGTCTTCACACTACACGCTGGAATGAGCAAGACAGAAGCACAGAAGAAAGCCGCTGAGTTATTGGAGCTGGTCAGACTACCAGCTACGCTGATAGATAAATATCCCCACGAGCTAAGCGGCGGCATGAAGCAAAGAGTTGTTATAGCCATAGCTTTGAGCATGAAACCCAAGCTGTTGATCTTAGATGAGCCTACTTCAGCGTTGGATGTTATAACCCAGGCAAACATAATCAACCTTCTGAAGAAGCTACAAGATGAGTTCAATCTTACATACATCTTCATAACCCACGATCTAGGATTAGCTAGCGAGCTCAGTGACTACATAGCTGTAATGTATGCAGGCAAAATCGTTGAATCGGGTGACGCAAGATCTGTTTTAACAGACCCAAAGCACCCCTACACGCAGAAACTACTGGCGGCGACACCCAAGCTTCTTGAGGAAGCGAAGCTCGAATTCATCCCAGGTTCGCCGCCTGATCTAGCCTATCCACCAACAGGCTGCAGATTTCACCCCCGTTGCCCGTTCGTTATGGATGCTTGTAGACTTAATGAGCCAAAGCCTACCAAGCTTTCAGAAGACCGATATGTATCTTGTCTACTGTGGGAGAGGGTTTGATGTCAACAAATCGGCTTGTAGAAGTAAGAGATGTGAGAACTTGGTTTGAGGTTAGCAGAGGATTATTGGGTAAGCCTCTTTACGTCAAGGCGGTTGATGGTGTAAGCTTAGATATAGGTAGAGGTGAATCTGCGGCTGTTGTCGGTGAATCTGGTTCAGGTAAAACTACACTAGGCAAGACCATACTTCGCCTATACAAGCCCAAATCAGGTGAAATCTACTACAACGGTAGGAGGATAGATAATTTGGAAGAAGAGGAGCTAAAGTGGTATAGAAGGGAGGCGCAGATAATATATCAAGACCCCTTTGGCAGCCTAAACCCCTTCTTTACAGTCGAGCGTATACTATCCGAACCCCTAACTATTCACAACATAACAAAAG
The Nitrososphaerota archaeon genome window above contains:
- a CDS encoding ABC transporter ATP-binding protein; the protein is MNTILALKDLTLYYRTRRGAVKAVDGVSLDLKEGRCLSIVGESGCGKSSMAYAIMRILPRNVHTYRGEVIFEGKDLLSLPESELSKEVWLKKMAMVFQGAMNSLNPVLSVGEQVSEVFTLHAGMSKTEAQKKAAELLELVRLPATLIDKYPHELSGGMKQRVVIAIALSMKPKLLILDEPTSALDVITQANIINLLKKLQDEFNLTYIFITHDLGLASELSDYIAVMYAGKIVESGDARSVLTDPKHPYTQKLLAATPKLLEEAKLEFIPGSPPDLAYPPTGCRFHPRCPFVMDACRLNEPKPTKLSEDRYVSCLLWERV
- a CDS encoding ABC transporter permease — translated: MIVVPMLSKSYLVKRASLLAITLIVATYLTVIIANGGGLVDQILASQIRFDISSTLSRDPSFNRLPEDEREKLLEQRIELAIHAKGLDQPFIVRSFIYLVDALTLRLGQALVIKSNTGSRAVIDIIMERLPATVALFTTATIIYSVLGILVGLAMARKPGGLFDRLMTMLAVITGVIPPWFFAIIFLLLFAFYIRLFPFGGFVSVPSPTDPFLYALDVLYHMVLPLITWIIASFPFWAYITRNIVIQTIGEDFVTMAKAKGLPESTVLRRYVLRPSLPPIITNVALALIASWQGAIITEVVFGWPGIGNLLNLAILSTDAPVVIGAAVMYAYLLVATVLILDIIYSLVDPRLKIG
- a CDS encoding ABC transporter permease → MSSAPIGIKSVIHEIIHSKSGLTGVVILAFILLTSLAALVSPANIVEKWNDPQAWLDNPRLAAPEWTTLFTGGNPAKTIILKPQDFKKDVQQLQPSGTKIELRARIVYDYDTPPSEMNLMLKIAGEARSLVTLKWVRPDGSSIELLREVTEPGSKTIFTYIDREVTANIQAYLRKIGVADNLPTGVTLFSSEKSLIEGTPKLIKSHDVKPSKPYELIVEATSESKGFNVEAQLNLLGVVYGLCGTDNLRRDIFIGIVWGAPIALAFGLVAAFVVTLIQAIFGAISGYYGSKVDEIIQRITDVYLVLPFLSLLITIQFIYKTTIWTLLIAVIALSLFGGVTKSVRSMALQIREEPYIEAAKSYGASRRRILFLYILPRLLPYTFANITVSVPAYVFLEASLSILGLGDPALPTWGKLISEAFSGGAAYYGYWWWIIIPSMFIVLVSTAFALIWYSLDKVLNPRLREE